A region from the Vicia villosa cultivar HV-30 ecotype Madison, WI unplaced genomic scaffold, Vvil1.0 ctg.004045F_1_1, whole genome shotgun sequence genome encodes:
- the LOC131641765 gene encoding uncharacterized protein LOC131641765 — MPLGTIARLVKKDSNMGPVSVGCLNSLYKSLEDLDKNCLWTETSKEMLLQPTNSSENYCSSLKFNIDDTPPTKYFICSMLHVCGFCYFTTSSNILCQCGNPISRSVSFKHFCKGFVNDIATFVITDDLNIFPNDMFYTSFDLLHNSGIKSISSIDKITLNITKEKVLDLLKCSLLSKSPLTDLFLKKKISYSSPEKSLFSCPGFESNSNIHITLNLIIRKSDGKVLYAQVQKDFVDLILSFLTFPLGGVARILRGNFSLGCIDALYKSIVELDKNKYLVSKDAKDRLVDPHVASLFKLSKILPLQIDRTSTYYFCYYRGESFKQSITDNQFFISDECRASEGKTKALKLIKPKSATGSHSSYVKGPVMYVVTDDLFFSPLSVITALYLIDSLKTPFNDVKEKVVTIGINECLGILKASLTSTSALTNGLRHLITDVKEEK, encoded by the exons ATGCCATTAGGAACTATCGCAAGACTTGTGAAAAAAGACTCAAACATGGGGCCGGTCAGCGTTGGTTGTCTGAACTCACTTTATAAAAGCTTAGAAGATCTGGACAAAAACTGTCTGTGGACAGAGACAAGCAAAGAAATGCTGTTGCAACCAACAAACTCATCAGAAAATTATTGCAGCTCTCTTAAATTCAATATCGATGACACCCCACCCACAAAGTACTTCATATGCTCCATGTTACATGTTTGCGGCTTTTGCTATTTCACCACTTCTTCAAATATACTATGTCAGTGTGGAAATCCTATTTCTCGTTCAGTTTCTTTCAAACATTTCTGCAAAGGATTTGTTAATGATATTGCAACTTTTGTCATTACTGATGATCTGAATATCTTCCCAAACGACATGTTCTATACCAGCTTTGATCTACTTCATAATTCTGGAATAAAAAGCATTAGTTCAATAGATAAAATAACTCTCAATATCACTAAGGAaaag GTGCTAGATTTATTGAAGTGTTCATTGTTGTCAAAGTCGCCTCTAACTGATTTGTTTTTAAAGAAGAAGATATCATATTCATCCCCAGAGAAGTCATTGTTTTCCTGTCCTGGTTTTGAAAGCAATAGTAATATCCATATTACTCTGAATTTAATTATAAGAAAATCAGACGGTAAAGTATTATATGCACAAGTGCAAAAAGATTTTGTAGACTTGATATTGAGTTTTCTTACCTTTCCTTTGGGAGGGGTTGCTCGTATTCTAAGAGGAAATTTTTCTTTGGGATGCATTGATGCTTTGTACAAGAGTATAGTCGAATTAGACAAGAACAAATATCTAGTGTCGAAAGATGCAAAGGACAGACTTGTTGATCCTCATGTGGCTTCGTTGTTCAAATTAAGCAAGATACTTCCACTTCAGATAGATAGAACATCAACAtactatttttgttattatagagGTGAAAGTTTCAAGCAAAGCATTACTGATAATCAGTTTTTCATATCAGATGAATGTAGAGCCAGTGAGGGAAAGACTAAAGCACTCAAACTAATTAAACCCAAATCAGCTACAGGAAGTCATAGTAGTTATGTCAAAGGACCCGTAATGTATGTGGTTACTGATGACTTGTTTTTTTCACCTTTGTCTGTAATTACAGCTTTATACTTAATCGACTCTTTGAAAACTCCTTTTAATGACGTGAAGGAGAAAGTTGTCACAATTGGAATCAATGAG TGTCTGGGAATATTGAAGGCATCACTGACCTCAACATCTGCTCTAACAAATGGTCTTCGTCACTTGATTACAGATGTTAAAgaagagaaatga